A genomic segment from Halomonas sp. GD1P12 encodes:
- a CDS encoding D-hexose-6-phosphate mutarotase — protein MIPDSLQTLVDDVDGQSNARWQDREVVVFNMAWGEMVVSLQGAQVLHFKPKGDSAAWLWVTPTPAALPDTIRGGIPLCWPWFADERYADESPERDGPFHGLARQAPWRLDAVDEHAEGIEVHLSPLDRLHSLLTARVVIQANTQRLNVELISENIGETPVKMSGALHTYLGVAHTHQCRLEGLAGARYLDKLKDFAEAEQQGVLAVHGPVDRIYHTNEAVALSDGERTLRVAKQSSDSTVVWHPGDALPADTPQEAGFRFVCVEAANTRLDPVWLVPGAQHLLGTTLSLD, from the coding sequence ATGATCCCCGATTCGCTGCAAACGCTCGTCGACGACGTCGACGGTCAGTCCAACGCCCGGTGGCAAGACCGCGAGGTCGTCGTCTTCAACATGGCGTGGGGGGAGATGGTCGTGAGCCTGCAAGGCGCCCAGGTGCTGCACTTCAAACCCAAAGGCGATAGCGCCGCCTGGCTTTGGGTCACACCGACGCCTGCAGCGCTTCCCGACACCATTCGCGGCGGTATTCCGCTGTGCTGGCCCTGGTTCGCCGATGAACGCTACGCCGACGAGTCACCCGAGCGCGACGGCCCTTTCCACGGTCTGGCCCGCCAAGCGCCGTGGCGCCTCGACGCAGTGGACGAACACGCCGAAGGCATCGAGGTGCACCTCTCTCCGCTTGATCGCCTTCACAGCCTGCTCACCGCGCGGGTCGTCATTCAGGCCAACACCCAGCGTCTGAACGTCGAGCTGATCAGCGAGAACATCGGCGAGACGCCGGTGAAGATGAGCGGCGCGCTGCATACATATCTCGGCGTGGCGCACACCCACCAGTGCCGCCTGGAAGGCCTGGCCGGGGCGCGCTACCTGGACAAGCTCAAGGACTTCGCCGAGGCCGAGCAGCAGGGCGTGCTCGCCGTACACGGCCCGGTCGATCGCATTTATCACACCAACGAAGCGGTTGCGCTGAGTGACGGTGAGCGCACCCTGCGCGTAGCGAAGCAGTCGAGCGATTCAACCGTCGTGTGGCACCCGGGCGATGCCCTGCCCGCGGACACGCCGCAGGAGGCCGGCTTTCGCTTTGTCTGCGTGGAAGCTGCCAACACCCGCCTCGACCCGGTGTGGCTGGTGCCCGGCGCGCAGCACCTGT
- a CDS encoding GlsB/YeaQ/YmgE family stress response membrane protein: MGFLAWLIIGGLAGWIAGNIMRGGGFGIIANIGVGIIGAVIGGFLFSLLGLSAGGFIGSLVTATVGAVVLLWVISKVRKA; the protein is encoded by the coding sequence ATGGGCTTTTTAGCGTGGCTTATCATTGGTGGTCTGGCTGGCTGGATCGCCGGCAACATCATGCGCGGTGGCGGCTTTGGCATCATCGCGAACATTGGCGTGGGGATCATAGGGGCGGTGATCGGCGGCTTTTTGTTCAGCCTGCTGGGACTTTCCGCCGGTGGCTTCATCGGCTCGCTGGTCACCGCGACCGTAGGCGCTGTCGTGCTCTTGTGGGTCATCAGCAAGGTACGCAAGGCGTAA